In a single window of the Bradyrhizobium sp. ORS 285 genome:
- a CDS encoding Crp/Fnr family transcriptional regulator has protein sequence MSKQAEFAVILKMNPMFADLGSDELQRISALCHTQHLSAGEVLFQKGDPGNALFGVRRGQIRIETGATDGSRLTLNFMGSGDLFGEVAVLDGQERTADATAGEATELFVLRREDFLSFLEREPKVAIKIIQLLCQRIRWQSERMEESVLQPLPIRLARRLCALAEDFGSEVHISQEQLGVFVGAARESVNRQLQTWRKDKILDLQRGRILLHDLTKLNTIARND, from the coding sequence ATGAGCAAGCAGGCCGAATTTGCGGTCATTCTGAAGATGAACCCGATGTTCGCGGATCTCGGATCCGACGAGCTGCAGCGCATCTCGGCCCTGTGCCACACCCAGCATCTCTCGGCGGGCGAGGTGTTGTTCCAGAAGGGCGATCCCGGCAATGCGCTGTTCGGCGTCCGCCGCGGCCAGATCCGCATCGAGACCGGCGCCACCGACGGCTCCCGGCTCACGCTCAACTTCATGGGATCAGGCGATCTGTTCGGCGAAGTCGCCGTGCTCGACGGCCAGGAGCGCACCGCCGACGCCACCGCGGGCGAGGCAACCGAGCTGTTCGTGCTGCGACGTGAGGATTTCCTCAGCTTCCTCGAGCGCGAGCCCAAGGTCGCGATCAAGATCATCCAGCTGTTGTGCCAGCGCATCCGCTGGCAGAGCGAGCGGATGGAGGAATCGGTGCTGCAGCCGCTGCCGATCCGGCTGGCGCGGCGACTCTGCGCGCTGGCGGAGGATTTCGGCTCCGAGGTGCACATCTCGCAGGAGCAGCTCGGCGTGTTCGTCGGCGCCGCGCGCGAGAGCGTCAACCGCCAGCTCCAGACCTGGCGCAAGGACAAGATCCTCGACCTGCAGCGCGGCCGCATCCTGCTGCATGACCTGACCAAGCTGAACACGATCGCGCGGAACGATTAG
- a CDS encoding glycosyltransferase family 39 protein → MSLALPAIGIETSGSMARWRRGLSIWIDAVEDGWAVPLLIAGFVAIWMVYFSIAYVGGDLHQDVIETWSLGRSFDWGSTKHPPLMGWAARAWTTVFPLTNWSFNLLALTNAAVGLWAVDRITQRFARGDKRIIVLLLLMVLPVYQLHAQRFNANAVLLSSWPLATWCFLRSFETRRAGWAVAAGLTAALAMLGKYYSIFLIASFAIAALCHPERKRYFSSQAPWIAALTGLVALAPHLVWLAMTGAQPFSHAIAHHTGKTSAAALIEGGGFLLAMSGIAGIPGLIWLAMARPRPARVLNDALSLAPGLRLLAVISIGTVILPALVSAIFGTDMPPLWGLQGVFLFVVVIVCGASYQAPRELTVNLAAIAIAIAIFAAVVVAPLHALYRNYVPLNEGRNFYQPAVTELDRLWRNATDSPLRAVGGDDGLAFAAAFYGADHPQYDMGLVHPRELMPAGDVRRPEGWAALCYDGDISCVAGMEAAAARTGHSVRVDFTLRTNLFGWQGASQGFVALIVPPEASPPAQTAPGIADELSSRRRLPSAAN, encoded by the coding sequence ATGAGTCTTGCGTTGCCGGCGATCGGGATCGAGACGAGCGGCTCGATGGCCCGCTGGCGTCGAGGTCTTTCGATCTGGATCGATGCCGTCGAGGACGGCTGGGCGGTGCCGCTGCTGATCGCAGGCTTCGTCGCGATCTGGATGGTGTATTTCTCCATCGCCTATGTCGGCGGCGATCTGCACCAGGACGTGATCGAGACCTGGTCGCTCGGCCGCAGCTTCGACTGGGGCTCGACCAAGCATCCGCCCTTGATGGGCTGGGCCGCGCGGGCCTGGACAACAGTCTTTCCGCTCACGAACTGGTCGTTCAACCTGCTGGCGCTGACCAATGCGGCGGTCGGATTGTGGGCCGTCGACCGCATCACGCAACGCTTCGCGCGCGGCGACAAGCGCATCATCGTGCTGCTGTTGCTGATGGTGCTGCCGGTCTATCAGCTGCACGCGCAGCGCTTCAACGCCAACGCGGTGCTGCTGTCGAGCTGGCCGCTCGCGACCTGGTGCTTCCTGCGCTCGTTCGAGACCCGCCGCGCTGGCTGGGCCGTCGCCGCCGGCCTGACCGCGGCGCTCGCCATGCTCGGCAAGTATTACTCGATCTTCCTGATCGCGAGCTTCGCCATCGCCGCGCTGTGTCACCCCGAGCGGAAGCGCTATTTCAGCTCGCAGGCGCCGTGGATCGCGGCGCTGACGGGGCTCGTCGCGCTGGCCCCTCATTTGGTCTGGCTGGCCATGACCGGCGCGCAGCCGTTCTCGCACGCGATCGCGCATCACACCGGCAAGACCAGTGCTGCCGCGCTGATCGAAGGCGGCGGCTTCCTGCTCGCAATGTCCGGGATCGCCGGCATCCCCGGCCTGATCTGGCTGGCCATGGCGCGGCCGCGTCCGGCCCGCGTGCTCAACGACGCGCTCAGCCTCGCGCCGGGACTGCGTCTGCTGGCAGTGATCAGCATCGGCACTGTGATCCTCCCCGCGCTGGTCTCGGCGATCTTCGGCACCGACATGCCGCCGCTATGGGGCTTGCAGGGTGTGTTCCTGTTCGTCGTGGTCATCGTCTGCGGCGCGAGCTACCAGGCTCCGCGGGAGCTGACGGTCAACCTCGCCGCGATCGCAATCGCCATCGCGATCTTTGCCGCCGTCGTCGTGGCGCCGTTGCATGCGCTGTACCGGAACTATGTGCCGCTCAACGAGGGCCGCAACTTCTATCAGCCGGCCGTGACCGAGCTCGACCGGCTCTGGCGGAACGCAACCGATAGCCCGCTCCGGGCGGTGGGCGGCGACGATGGCCTCGCTTTCGCGGCCGCGTTCTACGGCGCCGATCATCCGCAATATGACATGGGCCTCGTGCATCCGCGTGAGCTGATGCCCGCCGGCGACGTGCGGCGCCCGGAGGGCTGGGCGGCGCTGTGCTACGACGGCGACATCTCGTGCGTTGCCGGCATGGAGGCTGCGGCTGCGCGGACCGGACATTCGGTCCGCGTCGACTTCACGCTGCGGACCAATTTGTTCGGCTGGCAGGGCGCGAGCCAAGGCTTCGTCGCGCTGATCGTGCCGCCCGAGGCCAGCCCGCCGGCACAGACCGCGCCGGGCATTGCCGACGAGCTCAGTTCGCGGCGGCGGCTGCCATCAGCCGCAAACTAA
- a CDS encoding efflux RND transporter permease subunit, with protein MALNISAWSIRNPLPSILFSIILLVLGWMSFTKLAVTRLPNADIPVISVAVAQFGAAPSELESQVTKIIEDGVSGVEGARHIQSLITDGLSVTTITFALETNTDRAINDVKDAVTRVRSDLPQNVTEPLISRVDKIGLPIVTYAAISPGKTPEQLSFFVDDVVKRELQGVRGVSQVERIGGVEREILVSLDPDRLQAMGLTAVNVSQSLRGTNVDVAGGRAEIGKNDQAIRTLAGAKTLNELSNTMIPLFGGGEVRLADLGTVTDTIADRRTFARFNGEPVVALGIKRAKGASDVVVAAAVQKRIDQVKAAHPDVELKLIDTSVEFTKGNYDAAISTLFEGAILAVVIVLLFLRDLRATIIAAISLPLSIFPAFWAMDILGFSLNMVSFLAITLSTGILVDDAIVEIENIVRHMRMGKSPYRAALDAADEIGLAVIAISLTIIAIFAPASFMSGIAGQFFKQFGITVSVQVFFSLLAARFVTPMLAAYFMKHHDHEDPPPGFILRAYHRIVTWSVRHYYVTILVGIGIFAGSIWSWTLLSKGFLPAQDAARSLLAIELPPGAQLAYTEKVTEDIVARLRKRPEVRSVFVDGGRLQGAMEVRRAGMIVNYTPKTERKITQKDLELAITRDLETIPDIRFWFTDENGLRAIKLVLTGPDPKLVDNVASELASQMKRIPIISNVVSDTSLDRPELRVQPRADLAARLGVSTESLSQTIRVATIGDVGPALAKYDVGGRLVPIRVQLEDAARSDVKTLEQLRVPLGQYGEKGGVPLAVVADIKLDQGPTSISRYDRGRQATVSADLVGLGALGDATKQIDDLPVRKSMPASVKLIPSDDAESINELASGFITAITAGLMIVYAVLVLLFGTFLQPITILFSLPLSIGGAIGALILTGKQLTIPVYIGMMMLMGIVTKNAIMLVEFAVEAIHAGTKRDEAIIDAGMKRARPIVMTTIAMVAGMMPSALAVGAGGEFRSPMALAVIGGLVFSTVLSLLFVPAMFLVMDDVGSLFARLGRRLIVSSDAEAVPHADHVPAAQEPKP; from the coding sequence ATGGCACTGAATATCTCGGCATGGTCGATCCGGAACCCGCTGCCCTCGATCCTCTTTTCGATCATCCTGCTGGTGCTGGGATGGATGAGCTTCACCAAGCTCGCGGTGACGCGGCTGCCTAACGCCGACATCCCGGTGATCTCGGTGGCGGTGGCGCAATTCGGCGCGGCGCCGTCCGAGCTCGAATCGCAGGTTACCAAGATCATCGAGGACGGCGTCTCCGGCGTCGAAGGCGCCCGTCACATCCAGTCGCTGATCACCGACGGCCTGTCGGTCACCACCATCACCTTCGCGCTCGAGACCAACACCGACCGCGCCATCAACGACGTCAAGGACGCCGTGACGCGGGTGCGCTCCGACCTGCCGCAGAACGTCACCGAGCCCCTGATCTCGCGCGTCGACAAGATCGGCCTGCCGATCGTGACTTATGCGGCGATCTCGCCGGGCAAGACGCCGGAGCAGCTGTCGTTCTTCGTCGACGACGTGGTCAAGCGCGAGCTGCAGGGCGTCCGCGGCGTCAGCCAGGTCGAGCGCATCGGCGGTGTCGAGCGCGAGATCCTGGTGTCGCTCGATCCCGACCGGCTGCAGGCGATGGGCCTGACCGCCGTCAATGTCAGCCAGAGCCTGCGCGGCACCAATGTCGACGTGGCCGGCGGCCGCGCCGAGATCGGCAAGAACGACCAGGCGATCCGCACGCTCGCCGGCGCCAAGACGCTCAACGAGCTGTCCAACACCATGATCCCGCTGTTCGGCGGCGGTGAGGTCCGGCTCGCCGATCTCGGTACGGTCACCGACACCATCGCCGACCGCCGCACCTTCGCGCGCTTCAACGGCGAGCCGGTGGTCGCGCTCGGCATCAAGCGCGCCAAGGGCGCCAGCGACGTGGTCGTCGCGGCCGCCGTGCAGAAGCGCATCGACCAGGTCAAGGCCGCCCATCCCGATGTCGAACTGAAGCTCATCGACACGTCGGTCGAGTTCACCAAGGGCAACTATGACGCGGCGATCTCGACCCTCTTCGAAGGTGCGATCCTCGCCGTCGTCATCGTGCTGTTGTTCCTGCGCGACCTCCGCGCGACGATCATCGCCGCGATCTCGCTGCCGCTGTCGATCTTCCCGGCGTTCTGGGCGATGGACATCCTCGGCTTCTCGCTGAACATGGTCTCGTTCCTGGCGATCACGCTGTCGACCGGCATTCTCGTCGACGACGCCATCGTCGAGATCGAGAACATCGTGCGCCACATGCGCATGGGCAAGTCGCCTTATCGCGCCGCGCTCGACGCCGCCGACGAGATCGGCCTCGCCGTGATCGCGATCAGCCTCACCATCATCGCGATCTTCGCACCCGCAAGCTTTATGTCGGGCATCGCCGGCCAGTTCTTCAAGCAGTTCGGCATCACCGTCTCGGTGCAGGTGTTCTTCTCGCTGCTGGCGGCGCGCTTCGTCACGCCGATGCTGGCGGCCTATTTCATGAAGCATCACGATCACGAGGATCCGCCACCCGGCTTCATCCTGCGGGCGTATCATCGCATCGTGACCTGGTCGGTGAGGCACTACTACGTCACGATCCTGGTCGGCATCGGCATCTTCGCGGGCTCGATCTGGAGCTGGACCCTGCTGTCGAAGGGCTTCCTGCCCGCCCAGGACGCCGCCCGCTCGCTGCTCGCGATCGAGTTGCCGCCCGGCGCGCAGCTCGCCTACACCGAGAAGGTCACCGAGGACATCGTGGCGCGGCTGCGCAAGCGGCCGGAGGTGCGCAGCGTGTTCGTCGACGGCGGCCGGCTGCAGGGGGCGATGGAGGTCCGCCGCGCCGGGATGATCGTGAACTACACGCCCAAGACCGAGCGCAAGATCACCCAGAAGGATCTCGAGCTCGCGATCACCAGGGATCTCGAGACGATTCCCGACATCCGCTTCTGGTTCACGGACGAGAACGGCCTGCGCGCGATCAAGCTGGTGCTGACGGGGCCCGACCCCAAGCTGGTCGACAATGTCGCCAGCGAGCTGGCGTCGCAGATGAAGCGGATTCCGATCATCTCCAACGTGGTGTCGGACACCTCGCTGGACCGGCCGGAACTGCGGGTGCAGCCGCGCGCGGATCTGGCTGCACGCCTTGGCGTCTCGACGGAAAGCCTGTCACAGACCATTCGCGTCGCCACCATCGGCGACGTCGGGCCGGCGCTTGCCAAATACGATGTCGGCGGCCGCCTGGTCCCGATCCGGGTGCAGCTCGAGGACGCCGCGCGCAGCGACGTGAAGACGCTCGAACAGTTGCGCGTGCCGCTCGGCCAGTACGGCGAGAAGGGCGGCGTGCCGCTGGCGGTCGTCGCCGACATCAAGCTCGACCAGGGGCCGACCAGCATCAGCCGCTACGATCGCGGCCGGCAGGCCACGGTGTCGGCGGATCTCGTCGGCCTTGGCGCCCTCGGCGATGCGACCAAGCAGATCGACGATCTGCCGGTCCGCAAGAGCATGCCGGCGAGCGTCAAGCTGATCCCGTCCGACGATGCCGAGAGCATCAACGAGCTCGCCTCCGGGTTCATTACCGCGATCACCGCCGGCCTGATGATCGTCTATGCGGTGCTGGTGCTGCTGTTCGGCACCTTCCTGCAGCCGATCACGATCCTGTTCTCGCTGCCGCTGTCGATCGGCGGCGCCATCGGCGCGTTGATCCTGACCGGCAAGCAGCTGACGATCCCGGTCTATATCGGCATGATGATGCTGATGGGCATCGTGACCAAGAACGCGATCATGCTGGTGGAGTTCGCGGTCGAGGCGATCCATGCCGGCACCAAACGCGATGAGGCGATCATCGACGCCGGCATGAAGCGGGCGCGGCCGATCGTGATGACCACGATCGCGATGGTCGCCGGCATGATGCCGAGCGCGCTCGCGGTCGGCGCCGGCGGCGAATTCCGCTCGCCGATGGCGCTGGCGGTGATCGGCGGCCTAGTGTTCTCGACCGTGCTGTCGCTGCTGTTCGTGCCAGCGATGTTCCTGGTGATGGACGACGTCGGCTCGCTGTTCGCGCGGCTCGGCCGCAGGCTGATCGTCTCCTCCGACGCCGAGGCCGTGCCGCATGCCGACCACGTGCCGGCGGCGCAAGAGCCGAAGCCCTAG
- a CDS encoding efflux RND transporter periplasmic adaptor subunit, whose protein sequence is MKLPKSLKTAATAIVFVALFAGYYWYEHRPHEAAEEPRMQAQVLVTKAGKACFSDLVRVTGFVVPRREAVIGADQEGSRVTDVLVKEGDTVTENQELARLTPPPPQPGAPAAAAGRPVSLRAPASGLVTEVRTIVGAPASPQAGPMFRIAVNNELELDAEVPSIHLLKLAPGVPARISRDNTPDLNGRVRVVSPQVDRTTQLGHVRIALSSTPTLKPGMFARANIDARRSCGVAIPNTAIDHLTVQVVKGDVVETRRVRVGLVSDTSTEILEGLAEGEVVVADAGSSLHDGDQIKTMFAEDIDRTRVR, encoded by the coding sequence ATGAAGCTGCCGAAATCCCTCAAAACCGCAGCCACGGCGATTGTCTTCGTCGCTTTGTTCGCGGGCTATTACTGGTACGAGCACCGCCCGCATGAGGCGGCCGAGGAGCCGCGCATGCAGGCCCAGGTGCTCGTCACCAAGGCCGGCAAGGCGTGCTTCTCGGATCTCGTCCGGGTCACCGGCTTCGTCGTGCCGCGCCGCGAGGCTGTGATCGGCGCCGATCAGGAGGGATCGCGCGTCACCGACGTTCTGGTGAAGGAAGGTGACACCGTCACCGAGAACCAGGAGCTCGCGCGGCTGACACCGCCGCCGCCGCAACCGGGCGCGCCGGCGGCTGCGGCCGGCCGGCCGGTGTCGCTGCGTGCGCCCGCCTCCGGTCTGGTCACCGAGGTCCGCACCATCGTCGGCGCGCCGGCCTCGCCGCAGGCCGGCCCGATGTTCCGCATCGCCGTCAACAACGAGCTCGAGCTCGATGCCGAGGTGCCGAGCATCCATCTGCTGAAGCTTGCGCCGGGCGTGCCTGCGCGGATCAGCCGCGACAACACGCCTGATCTTAACGGCAGGGTGCGCGTCGTGTCGCCCCAGGTCGACCGCACCACGCAGCTCGGCCATGTCCGCATCGCGCTGTCCAGCACGCCGACGCTCAAGCCCGGCATGTTCGCGCGCGCCAATATCGACGCCCGGCGCAGCTGCGGTGTCGCCATTCCCAACACGGCGATCGATCATCTCACCGTCCAGGTCGTGAAGGGCGATGTGGTCGAGACCCGCCGTGTCCGGGTCGGGCTGGTGTCGGATACGTCGACCGAAATTCTCGAAGGCCTTGCCGAGGGCGAGGTCGTCGTGGCCGACGCCGGCAGCTCGCTGCATGACGGCGACCAGATCAAGACCATGTTCGCCGAAGACATCGATCGCACGCGGGTACGCTGA
- a CDS encoding OmpA family protein, which translates to MTAPKTNPSKAGGLTGLLVATMLTAAATLSATTAFAAEDVTEDQIVRALAGPKKPLTRGLSMSPQTEAAPAVTPAQDKFLQSIRGRATRSLSTAEREEIAAVAQTKPNIDLEITFDYNSANISQKSMASVQALGRALTSPELKGSTFVVAGHTDAAGADAYNQDLSERRADSIKRYLVDKFGIAGADLVTVGYGKSKLKDPAQPLAEVNRRVQVVNMQSKTAAAK; encoded by the coding sequence ATGACCGCACCGAAGACGAATCCGAGCAAGGCCGGCGGGCTGACCGGCCTCCTGGTCGCCACGATGCTGACTGCAGCGGCCACGCTGAGCGCCACCACGGCGTTCGCGGCCGAGGACGTGACCGAGGATCAGATCGTCCGCGCGCTGGCCGGTCCGAAGAAGCCGCTGACCCGTGGACTGTCTATGTCGCCGCAAACAGAGGCTGCGCCTGCGGTCACTCCGGCGCAGGACAAGTTCCTGCAGAGCATCCGCGGCCGCGCGACGCGATCGCTGTCGACGGCGGAGCGCGAGGAGATCGCGGCGGTCGCCCAGACCAAGCCGAACATCGATCTCGAGATCACCTTCGACTACAACTCCGCCAATATCAGCCAGAAGTCGATGGCCTCGGTGCAGGCGCTCGGCCGTGCGCTGACCAGCCCCGAGCTGAAGGGTTCGACCTTCGTGGTCGCCGGCCACACCGATGCCGCCGGCGCCGACGCCTATAATCAGGACCTGTCGGAGCGCCGCGCCGATTCGATCAAGCGCTACCTGGTCGACAAGTTCGGCATCGCAGGCGCGGACCTCGTCACCGTGGGCTATGGCAAGAGCAAGCTGAAGGATCCGGCCCAGCCGCTGGCCGAGGTGAACCGCCGCGTGCAGGTCGTCAACATGCAGAGCAAGACGGCGGCGGCCAAGTAG
- a CDS encoding caspase family protein yields MTLRLLLLLGLMFSVAWSGPARAAGDRFALVIGNAKYPDAEAPLKEPVNDARDLTDELKRDGFTVDTLENATGDAMRRGLDRLYGKIKPGSVALLFFSGYGIQSNRTSYMIPVDAQIWQEADVRRDGISLEQVLQEINSRGAGVKIALLDASRRNPYERRFRTASSGLAPVIAPSGTLVMYSAALSTVVSDTGRDRSLFVQELLKEIRVPDLTAEETLNRTRVGVTRASRSEQVPWISSSLAEDFSFVPGTGGPRPTVTADNTPQPTPTPTSTPTPAPPPPPPPPPPPPPKTELAPPLPPVPPIPTPTPTPTNSPTANVPVDPLADDPTIKSLTAKIAANPDDAAALYKRGQVYASKGAYAQAIRDFDETIRINPKDVEALNNRCWARTVVGELQPALRDCNEALRLRPNFVDALDSRGLVNLKSGAVKNAIADFDAALKVNPRLTSSLYGRGLAKQRNGAAQEGALDIANAKAIDPNVVREFESYGVR; encoded by the coding sequence ATGACGCTTCGCCTGCTGTTGCTGCTCGGTTTGATGTTCTCAGTCGCGTGGTCTGGCCCCGCGCGCGCGGCCGGCGACCGCTTCGCCCTGGTCATCGGCAATGCGAAGTATCCCGATGCCGAAGCGCCGTTGAAGGAACCCGTCAACGACGCGCGCGACCTCACCGACGAGCTGAAGCGCGACGGCTTCACCGTCGATACGCTGGAGAATGCCACCGGCGACGCGATGCGCCGCGGCCTCGATCGGCTTTATGGCAAGATCAAGCCCGGCTCGGTCGCGCTGTTGTTCTTCTCCGGCTATGGCATCCAGTCGAACCGCACCAGCTACATGATTCCGGTCGATGCGCAGATCTGGCAGGAGGCCGATGTGCGCCGCGACGGCATCAGCCTCGAGCAGGTGCTGCAGGAGATCAACAGCCGCGGCGCCGGGGTGAAGATCGCGCTGCTCGATGCGTCCCGCCGCAATCCCTATGAGCGTCGCTTCCGCACCGCCTCGTCCGGGCTCGCGCCGGTGATCGCGCCGAGTGGTACTCTGGTCATGTACTCCGCGGCGCTGTCTACTGTCGTGTCGGACACCGGCCGCGACCGCAGCCTGTTCGTGCAGGAGCTGTTGAAGGAGATCCGTGTTCCCGACCTCACCGCGGAGGAGACGCTGAACAGGACGCGCGTCGGCGTGACGCGCGCCTCGCGCAGCGAGCAGGTGCCGTGGATCTCGTCGTCGCTCGCGGAAGACTTCTCCTTCGTGCCCGGCACCGGCGGCCCGCGCCCGACCGTCACGGCCGACAACACGCCGCAGCCGACCCCCACACCGACGTCGACGCCGACACCAGCGCCGCCACCGCCGCCACCTCCACCTCCGCCGCCGCCGCCTAAGACGGAGCTGGCGCCGCCGCTGCCGCCGGTTCCGCCTATCCCGACGCCCACGCCCACGCCGACCAATTCGCCCACCGCCAATGTGCCGGTGGATCCGCTGGCCGACGATCCGACCATCAAGAGCCTGACCGCCAAGATCGCGGCCAATCCGGACGACGCGGCAGCGCTGTACAAGCGCGGCCAGGTCTATGCCAGCAAGGGCGCCTATGCGCAGGCGATCCGCGACTTCGACGAGACCATCCGGATCAATCCGAAGGACGTCGAGGCGCTGAACAATCGCTGCTGGGCCCGTACCGTGGTTGGCGAGCTGCAGCCGGCGTTGCGGGATTGCAACGAGGCGCTGCGGCTGCGGCCGAATTTCGTCGACGCGCTCGACAGCCGCGGTCTCGTCAATCTCAAGAGCGGCGCGGTCAAGAATGCGATCGCCGATTTCGATGCCGCGCTGAAGGTCAATCCGCGGCTGACGTCGTCGCTGTATGGCCGCGGCCTCGCCAAGCAGCGCAATGGCGCGGCGCAGGAGGGCGCGCTCGACATCGCCAATGCCAAGGCGATCGATCCGAACGTCGTCCGCGAGTTCGAAAGCTACGGCGTCCGCTGA
- a CDS encoding N-acyl homoserine lactonase family protein, translating into MGNAEIYALRYATMSQRTLHMNFLQPDPHDSAAQDLDYFVWLIRSDGRDILVDTGFNAAEAAARSRKLRCNPVDALDAFGVSAADIRDVIVTHLHYDHAGNLDRFPNARFHVQEREMAYATGRCMCNGLLRHPFSVEHVTTMVRHIYGERVTFHDGDGEIAPGITVHRVGGHSDGLQVVRVATARGPVVLASDATHYYANLQRKSPFPIVYNIGDMAKGWDTIERLAGHPDRYIPGHDPLVTELYPRVSETADAYALHVAPKRSFAKS; encoded by the coding sequence ATGGGGAATGCCGAGATCTACGCGCTGCGCTATGCGACGATGTCGCAGCGCACGCTGCACATGAACTTCCTGCAGCCCGATCCGCACGACAGCGCGGCGCAGGACCTCGATTATTTCGTCTGGCTGATCCGCAGTGACGGCCGCGACATCCTGGTCGACACCGGCTTCAATGCCGCGGAGGCGGCTGCGCGCAGCCGCAAGCTCCGCTGCAACCCGGTCGATGCGCTGGACGCTTTCGGCGTCAGCGCCGCCGACATCCGCGACGTCATCGTCACGCATCTGCATTACGACCACGCCGGCAATCTCGACCGCTTCCCCAACGCGCGCTTCCATGTGCAGGAGCGCGAGATGGCCTATGCGACGGGACGCTGCATGTGCAACGGCCTGCTGCGCCACCCGTTCTCGGTCGAGCACGTCACCACCATGGTGCGCCACATCTATGGCGAGCGCGTCACCTTCCACGATGGCGACGGCGAGATCGCGCCTGGAATCACCGTGCACCGCGTCGGCGGCCATTCCGACGGCCTGCAAGTGGTGCGCGTCGCCACCGCCCGCGGCCCGGTCGTGCTCGCCTCCGACGCCACCCATTACTACGCCAACCTGCAGCGCAAGAGCCCGTTTCCGATCGTCTACAACATCGGCGACATGGCGAAGGGCTGGGACACCATCGAGCGCCTCGCGGGCCATCCCGACCGATACATTCCGGGGCACGATCCGCTGGTGACCGAGCTCTATCCGCGCGTGAGCGAGACGGCCGATGCGTATGCGCTGCACGTGGCGCCGAAGCGGTCGTTTGCGAAGTCATGA
- a CDS encoding L,D-transpeptidase: MLRPWIPLLLLAALAMPARAAELTADAVNSAELRKRGPVEEKIDPVAIRAQVLLDRAHVSPGEIDGRFGDNARKALDAFARAKGQPSGSKLTPELWDALRQDQAPAIVTYKITRNDVKEPFLKKLPKRMEDMKDLPRLGYTSPREALAEKFHMSESLLTALNPNSKFDKEGEEIAVANVLKPDETVPEITRLDIDKATETVQAFDKDGKPVAVFPATVGSDDKPTPVGSFKVDSIDANPNYRYNPDYKFKGVKARKPFTIKPGPNNPVGSYWIGLSIGNGYGIHGTAEPSKVGKTESHGCVRLTNWDATFLGQHLSKKAVVELR, encoded by the coding sequence ATGCTTCGGCCCTGGATACCGCTCCTGCTCCTTGCTGCGCTCGCGATGCCCGCCCGCGCCGCGGAGCTGACCGCCGACGCTGTCAACAGCGCCGAGCTGCGCAAGCGCGGGCCTGTCGAGGAGAAGATCGATCCGGTGGCGATCCGCGCCCAGGTGCTGCTCGACCGCGCCCATGTCTCGCCGGGTGAGATCGACGGCCGCTTCGGCGACAACGCCCGCAAGGCGCTCGACGCCTTCGCCCGCGCCAAGGGCCAGCCGAGCGGATCGAAGCTGACGCCGGAGCTGTGGGACGCGCTGCGCCAGGACCAGGCACCGGCGATCGTCACCTATAAGATCACCCGCAACGACGTGAAGGAACCGTTCCTGAAGAAGCTGCCGAAGCGCATGGAGGACATGAAGGACCTGCCGCGGCTCGGCTACACCTCGCCGCGCGAGGCGCTGGCGGAAAAGTTTCACATGAGCGAGTCGCTGCTGACGGCGCTCAATCCCAACAGCAAGTTCGACAAGGAAGGCGAGGAGATCGCCGTCGCCAACGTGCTCAAGCCGGACGAGACGGTGCCGGAGATCACCAGGCTCGACATCGACAAGGCGACCGAGACGGTGCAGGCCTTCGACAAGGACGGCAAGCCGGTGGCGGTGTTTCCCGCCACCGTCGGCAGCGACGACAAGCCGACGCCGGTCGGCAGCTTCAAGGTCGATTCGATCGATGCCAATCCGAACTACCGCTACAACCCCGACTACAAGTTCAAGGGCGTGAAGGCGCGCAAGCCCTTCACCATCAAGCCCGGCCCCAACAACCCCGTCGGCTCCTATTGGATCGGCCTCTCCATCGGCAACGGCTACGGCATCCACGGCACCGCCGAGCCCTCCAAGGTCGGCAAGACCGAATCCCACGGCTGCGTCCGCCTCACCAACTGGGACGCGACCTTCCTCGGCCAGCATCTGTCGAAGAAGGCGGTGGTGGAGCTGCGCTGA